One window of the Glycine soja cultivar W05 unplaced genomic scaffold, ASM419377v2 tig00104345_1_pilon, whole genome shotgun sequence genome contains the following:
- the LOC114404500 gene encoding NADP-dependent malic enzyme, chloroplastic-like produces MCSRKVIPREAVLMKIRADVDARRESTTITGLIVSFQKNSLQHFKKPSAHKHEPVNSLQEAVKVFMIKPTIMIRSSRMGITFTKEVIEAMDSNNDVKPCVLALSSPFSHSKCIVEEAYQWSEGRTIFASGSPFGPIEYNGKVYTSSQETNAYIFPSFGLGLVMPRAFIAHDDMLLTACK; encoded by the exons ATGTGCAGTAGGAAAGTGATACCGAGAGAGGCGGTCTTGATGAAGATTAGAGCCGATGTGGATGCAAGAAGAGAGAGCACTACTATAACTG GTTTAATTGTTAGCTTCCAGAAGAATTCACTTCAACACTTCAAGAAGCCTTCTGCTCACAAACATGAGCCTGTTAATAGTCTGCAAGAGGCAGTCAAGGTGTTTA TGATCAAGCCAACAATTATGATTAGATCATCAAGAATGGGAATAACATTTACAAAGGAAGTAATTGAGGCTATGGATTCAAACAATGATGTAAAACCTTGTG TTTTGGCTCTCTCTAGTCCCTTCTCACACTCTAAGTGTATAGTTGAAGAAGCTTACCAATGGAGTG AGGGTCGCACAATTTTTGCTAGTGGGAGTCCATTTGGTCCTATTGAATACAATGGCAAAGTTTATACTTCTAGCCAA GAAACCAATGCTTACATTTTCCCTAGCTTTGGTTTGGGTTTAGTAATGCCAAGAGCATTTATAGCACATGATGATATGCTTCTAACAGCTTGTAAGTAA